Part of the Quercus lobata isolate SW786 chromosome 6, ValleyOak3.0 Primary Assembly, whole genome shotgun sequence genome, aaacacccgcatttacggaaaagcatttccgAAAGTGATTttaacccaaaacaaacacaacctaagACTCGGGAGTTGGGACCTCTAAACTCATGGCACATCCCTTAATTTATTGAGTCCACCACTCGAATATCTTTGAATGGATAAAATTAAGAAACTGTTAATAACTAATATATATGCCTTTACACTAAGTACCTTTGTAAATTATTCGTTTGTATATAATATTACATACAACTATACAAATAATATTCATAAGCATGATTTTCTTaggattcttcttcttctttttttattttttgtgtgtgcattgaCATTGGCCTTTCTCTTAGTTGACAAGAAACCTCAAAATATCATTACCTAGCTTAGCTAGGATAAACTTGACTAAAGACTATTAGTATCCTTAATTCTTAGGATAATATAAGTTTGGGTCGGTGGCTTTATCTCTCCGTGCAGGGTCACAAAGTCACAACAGAACTCTCCTAAATTAAGTAACCTTACCTGATAAGCGTCTTACCTTCCACCTCAATGAAATAGTCATCACAAATTGTGTGGAGatgtgattaatttttgagtctaTGGAACTGTTCACATTTGAATAAATTGAAATGAATCGATTTCAAGTTAAGTGTCTTTGGGTGCTCTATATATTAGAACCAAATAATGACTGTATTTTGTGACTGGTAGTTTTTTATGTTGTATTCTAGAGCAATCCATAATCTAATTAACTCAACTTCTCATTTTGACCACCCAGCTACAAATTGGGTTACTTCTATATTATTTATTCGAATTCATCCCTCACATATTAGCATATTTTGATAGCATTAATTAcccttattaaaataatttttaataaggttctcaaaaacaaaataaataataatgagCTTAATGTTTAGTTGATTATACCTTTCTAATCGATGTGTGATGCAATAGAGTAAATTTTCAGACAATCTATGTGACCAATTCTCCCATTGTGCCTGAAAAACAAGAGGGCAAATTTGTGCATGACCAATATTACTTGTAAGGAGCCCTGCCGCTCCGGTCTAATGAGTGTCAATGTatatttattatacatacaCGCCCAGCCCATTGAATTCATGCCCAATTTACTGTACTTATTGTGTGCATCTAATACTTGTACACTACTTTCTCATGCCTATTTATCAAGGCCCTCTATTGTATAGACACACAAATATACAGATTATTCCTGTATTCTCAGTTGGAAGCAGCATTAATGTTAAAGATGAAAGTTCGTACACTAACCTTTGTGCAAATAATAGCATTATCTGTTGTAGTTTGTACCATGTACAAGTGCAATTCATGAACATGTCCTGCATAAATAGTTGAACAGAAGTTGGCTGTTGGTACAGCTCGGCCATATGTATGGTGCTATGTGTTTATTAGGGAAGGTGGCTGCCCTACAATGTGTCACACAATGGAACTAATATGCCCAAATGAAAGTAATTATCTCATATTGCACTCACCCCATGAACTGATTTTTCACATCTTGTAAGTCCCACGCACAAGGTAGTATCTAGTGTTTCGGTTGCATGTAACGAAAACATTATATACTTTTTCTTTGACGGACATTTGAGGTGATACCCCTCCttggatggatttttttttttttttttggatgaaaagaTGAGTAACTTTATTCAGAGAAGATCCTACTCAAATGGATATTGTTAACAATAATAGCATCTAGGCTTCCCAATGATATAAAAATCCTAGACCAATTCAAAGAAGAATTATAGCTGCTATCCAATTTCATCAGGCCCTTTCCATTGACCATACCAAGAGATTAACATGGTCTCTATTCAAGCCCAAATTCcccaaaacaaagttttttttttcttttttgggtaatagCTAAGCACACTATCTGTGAATAAGATCAATGGAAATGAAACCTTAATAGTTTTCAGGTTCCTAGATGATTAAAAAACTGATTGACAAGACCACGGGCCCagtgtcacaattttttttgtctatatCAAACATGAAAACTCTATAACATGGCTACCAATTGGAATGAGAACAGCGTCCAAGAAAACCGGCCATGAGAAATAAATCAACCCTGCAAGACATATGGGCTACTCGACCAATGTCCCAAAAGCTTTAGCATCTGATTGACAAATTTGCTACCCAGAATGTGATCAAGGTGGCCCATTGCTTTCAAGGTGGCATTGGCGTTGCATGTGTTGTGGGGGAACCAAGCAGAAAAGTTGATTGTGCCATAACTCCAATCATGCATGGTGGTGATTTATTTCGGTTCCCATGTCCCTTAAAGTGCAACACCTTGACTGCATTGCAAGGAAACTGTTATGGCAATCTCTGTCATTTTGCTCCATCGTCCATGCTATAAGGCTAAGGGtcgggtttttatttatttattattgtttttatgaATGAGGTGTTGAAATTTTTAGGCTATATATTAAGGTTTAGGGCTGAAAGCACGATTAGTGTAGAAACACTATAATTTGTTTAGGCCCCTAATTTTAAATTACGGCTTAAAtatttttactctaatttatctaagggtctgtttgattggaggagtggaaaagtgggaggatagaaaaaattttgtcttccctcatgtgtgtttgaTTGAAGGGATGGAAAAATGAGAGgtggaaaacttttttatttgattggagagaaaaaagtgagaatgaaaaatgtagtttatataaattgactattatgcATGTCcttgttatataatatataagaaatagatatatttacactcattaaataatataaaaattaacacaaatacatatatatttatattacttttctttattattatatataattttaaatttatgggCAACAAAAATTGATTATGTAGACTTTATCCACATGACCATACGTAAACTGGgaagatattttcaaaaaaaaactttatctaACCATTGTTATGTGGgaagatatttaaaaaaaaaataaataaaaaaaaaaaaaaaagaaggagaagagagagaagagaacctGGAGTAGGTCACGTTGTTGTGTTGTGAAGGTGCTAAGAAATTGATAAGGATGAAGAGGCAAAAGTAATCAGGTCACAGGTGTAATGGGAAAGTGAAAGGGGTAGGTGAGATGAATAAAGTGAGGGTGCTTGTGTAAATTATGTCATTCAGCACTTTTTCCTCCCcattttcctcccaaattgggaAGATAAAAAAATGTGGGTCCAGAGGAATTATTTTCCTCCCTATTTTCTGtctctcttgttttctctcATGAACCAAACAGtagaaaatgctattttccaccctattttcctctccctattttctatcctccatgttttcaccccaaccaaacatacccttaattGCGGAACAAAAGTAAATGAAGCGCAATAAACTAGAACTACTCTAGTGCATGAACATAAGCAATAAACAATGAATGTAAAGCacaaagagtaagggaagagagatgcaaacactttctacactctaaataggtgtggattgtgtttgagtacaaattttctctcaaactataacaatgggagaagggaaggagaagagacttcaaaagaattttcacttaaggatgagtagctctctctctctaaaaggtAGGTGTGTTGTCTCTCTAGGGTTTTCTTCTGAATAGCCTCCTTAGCTCCTTACACTTTTGTGgataatgagggtatatatagtagggtgaagGATATAAAAGTCACACTAAAAATCATTCAAGCAGTGAGTTTCGCGGGTCACTCACAACTTGGCATGAGTCGTGAAGTGACTCACGAAATACAGTCTAACActtgactcttcagctttcaATATGTGCTCCTCATGTGACCTTTCGCGGGTTGCATCACTCACAAGCCGAGTCGCGAGATCAACTTTTTGAGCAATCTTCATCAATTTAGTACTAaactcaatacaataaattccacaaaatacaaagaaataaattaatgcaattacaatattttttgtcatggaataaagccaacacaaatgttttctagaaaaccATAACTTAACAAGGGCAGTGTGTAAATTGTGTGTAACTTACTATTTCAGTTGTTTTTCATCTATGTGTACGAACATGCCATCTATGTGTACGAACATGCGTGCAATAGGTCTTATGGAAAGGTTTAATATAAAATactaggttatatatatatatatatatatatattaaaataaagcaTATATTAATATGAGAGGAAAATCAGAAGTTTCTTCACAATACATATAAAATCCCAACTTATCCCTTTAAAAGAAACCACTCATAGTATcagtaacactttttttttccttcaacattttttttttttttgggtattataatttatattcataaataaaagCCACATCAGTATGGGTTCTACGGATGACatatcacaaaataaatatatgtcaGTATTAAGGGGTAACAAGTGGAATTGTCTTGATGGTAAAATTGGATAGAGATAAATTGTTCAAATGACGCCAAGAACTTGCAAATCATAGAAGTAGATTACAAGAAGAAATGAGAATATATACGCAGATCATTTGAATCAACATCTTAGGTTGTATCTTTAGAAGCAGTCTGCCCTTAGCCTGAAGAGTACTGTAAAAGCTAGTTAACAATTGTAATTGGTTGATCAAGCAAGGATTCTTGTCGAGTATTGTATTATCCAACTTATATTGATGCAAGTAAGTTTTTCACTATGTAAAGTGTGAAAGCGGCagaaaatatcataaaattatGAACCCATTAAAACCAAAACTCATAAAATTTGGTAAACCGGCAGAAAATATCAATTATACTTTAACCATGATGCAAATAGCCATGTACTCCACTTCAGGTTTAGAGGTGGTGCCAGAATCCCAATGGTTCAAGCCATCATATATATAGTTGTTAACTCATTGATAATGTAAAAGACGTTCTAAAATAACCATTTTTAGATATACACCTATGAGTAGAAGTCTCACAtagatgaaaatatttaaactaGTAACATGGCATAGTAGGGCATAAATTCATACACTCAATTTTTGAGATAGGTGATGTACTTTTATGTTCTATTAAAGCCTCAATTGAAATATCAATCCCTTAGCTAGGCTTTCTAATTATTTGCTTTGAAATGTAGAGGTCTCTTTTAAGGTGAAAGTTTAATATTGACTAAAATACATTATTAGTCCTTAAAGTTTACACATTGAGTGATTTGAGTCCTTATGTTTCAAATAAGTGATAAGTCACTAAAGTTTTAGAAACGAGCTTCATTGATCCTTTTGTTTAGTTTCATTAACTTTCTTGTGTATGTGGCTAATAGAATAATGTTATGGTTACGACTTATTTTTAATGACGTGCCATCTACTTGACCGGCATCTAATTTTGTCtaccttttcttctctctctttgtgttaCTTGGTCAACTTTGATGCCGACAagattgtttcttttttcccttttttttattgtaaatttggatattttactttttttacttcATCCTTATCTATTAGATGTATCATTTTTCAATATTAGagtttctttaaatttttgttttacatagtttagagttttttttttttttttttaagaagagagttttaacctatgacgtctattcctgatgatagctctttatcattaaaccaGACACCAATCactttttggtgtaggcgagaATTGAactttagatattttatttaacaataagagattttaccagttgagttaactagaacccaTGATAGTTTGGAGTTTATGCAATGGACTATATTGCAATTTCATAGATGGAGCCATTTTGCAtaagtaattttaatttcaactcTCTGTTTTAAACCTCTTAAATGCtgtttgaatttgtttaagACACCATGATGAAAAACCTTTTAGTTATGAATCATCTTGTACTTGTTCTTgatgctatttttttatttttaatttgatagttacaacatTAGAAATGAGAGATTCAAAATGTGGTTCACCTTATAAGGAGAACAAACAATACTATTGAGCTATAAAGGTTCTTGTGTTACTAGTGTCAAAGTTGATCATGGAAGGCAAAGAGAGGGAAGAAAAGACAGAACATTTAAGAAAAGACGGAACATTTAATACCacgtataatttttttaataaaaaggtaGATATCATGTCATTAAAAGTAAACCACATCAATGTTTTGTTAGtcatgtaaacaaaaaaaagtttagacaaAATTACTAATAGAGCATGTTCTTGAAACTTATTATGGATTAAAAACACTCATTTGGAAATTAGGGAACTAAAAGTGTTTAACATGTAAGCTTTAGgaataaatatttgataaatctAAATATAAATGATGTCacacaattcaaaaataattatcattCCTGGTATGTTGGAAATagatttaaaataatgtatcaCTATGCATGTCTTTGAATTggtaaaatattacattttcatATCATTATAAAATAAAGCCTCCCCCCATTTCAAAGTAAATGGATGAGATTATTTTCCTTCAAAGGTGGCATGATGATATCATCGTAGAGCATGCTCCTCCCCCTATACGATTACATATAATATAGTTGGAAATTTAAGAATTAGTGATCCACTCGAAACCTTTGAATCACTAAGGTTGACTTTCATCCATATTTTAAGATGAATATTGCAATCAAACCTCCctctttgccttttatactaATCACCTAATCTCCATTTGGTCTGAAAAAACCTTTAAAACCCATTTGTACTACCTCAGGCAGGCAATAACTTCAAGAGCAATGAACATGCAGCGAAAACGACATTAACCCGAATCAGAAATGTTTCTGGCCTAACTTCCATGAAAGCTAAATCATTCACGTTATAGCTCCAATGAGCTTGCTGCAGCCTTTAGCTAGAGAAAATCAATCCGCCCAATTCCATCTCAAAAATCTTCCATGCCTAACTCCCACCTTTCAGCCTGCCCATCAAAGCTAAATcatgccttcttcttcttccatcaATTTGCCAATTGCCAAGTACTCTACATGGTAATTCAGCAAAGAAGATTACAAATGCAGACAAAGAATAGTGGCATAGTTGCACTAGGAAAATTATCTTATAGAACCGCTTTATACAATGGTCTCTCACAACATGTGGATCTCATGACCCACATCTATGTAAGTGTGGTTACACATCACATATAAccattacataaaataaaaattcaatggaTAGAGTCTAATCTAATGCctaccaaatgtgagaaaatggtttacacaccaattttatgtGTCTTACATACaatgagaaaacaaaagtatatacttttttttttaatataagaaaatgGTCTCTCGATTTTTGGTCAAAAAATTCTATTAGTTGCCCATTAGATAATTCGAAAAAcccatgtatatatatatatatatatatatagtgtaatGGATTGAACCTAGAATTTGGGCTTATGTTATGCTCCAAATCAATGAGCTCACCAACTCGAATGAAATTAAGCAAGAGTGTGCATACGCTCAATGAGACCCACCTTGTCCGTAGTTCAAAAcagaaacaacaaaaataattccaaaacaaagaaacaaaaaaagaaaaaaaaaaaaagtggttattAGAAAATGTGAAatctcaacaaaagaaaagaaaagaaaaatgaaagagagagagaggaagagatgggaaaaaacaaaaaaacaaaaaaaaaacccaacttgcattattgaaaaaataacaaGACCCTACACAACAAAAAGGGTTTCTcgctttctttctcttccccCACACCATTTTTTCTCTCCCCCACAAAGAGAATGAGCGTTTACCTCCCCTGTTCCTCTACCACCGAACACAAACATCCCCCAATCTCCCTCTGCTAACGTGCGCACCCCCCTCCCACTACTTTATAAAACCTAGGgtttccttttccctcttctctctctctctctctgtgtcaaACTTGGAGGACCACTTCGATTCCGATTCCGATTCtgaattcaaagaaaaagaagattgaaGAAGGTTCTGAAGTTCGAGTTGGGGTTAGGGTTTTTGAGAGATGTGGGATGCTTCAGGCATTGATGAATCTGCTCTCTCTGTGCTGGAGGCCATTCGGGCAGCACGACGGTGAGAGACTCGATCAAATCGGTGTGATCGGAGCAACCAATTTCGTCGGAAGAGATGGATTGCTTTGGTACCGCGATATCGGAAAGTACGCCACGGGAGATTTCTCCCTGGCCGTCGTCCAAGCCAACCTCATCCTCGAAGACCATTTCCAGATCGAGTCCGGTCAATTCGGTACCTTCGTCGGCGTCTACGACGGTCACGGTGGCCCCGAGGCCGCTCGCTACGTCTGCGATAACATGTTCAATCATTTCCAAGGTTCGTGATTTCGAAACCCTATATAGAAACtctctgttttagggttttgtggtTTCCAATTCGCCACGTCTTAAACCTATATCCATGTGATTaagaaagggaaagagagagagagaggaatgttCAATTTTGTGTGATTTTGTGGTTTTGAACTGTTTGTTATTAGTGaattctgtgtgtgtgtgatcaATTTGCTTTTTCGTGAGCTTTTGATaaagttgtgtttttttttttttttttaatggggaacttttgaaattttagattgCGAAATGCGAAGTATCTATCTCATACAGTTGAAAGAGAACTTTTACTGTACAAATGTGTGGTTCTCTTTGATTATTGTGTGTTTAGGAAGTACTTTTCCTTCTTTAAAAGTGAGTGGAAGAATGTTTTAAGAATTTAACCTGTCTAAACTCTACAGCCCCAGAATTTGCTTATTGGGTTTatgcctttttttaaaaattaaaaacgaaTATTCTGTTTGTTTAGTTTTCGCTTGATATGTTTGGTCATGTTGGGAGTGGTTCATACACAGCTCTAAAAAATGAGCAATTTGATTTAAGttaaggaaatgaaaaaaaaaaaaaaatgtagagaaGGCCAAAAATAACATTGATAGGAGTAGTAAAATGTTACATGTCAATTAAGGCAGTAATAAAGAGTATGACTTTATTGGGGATCAATAGTCgatctcaaaaattttgggacaaaggcttggttgttgtttttgtttattcaGTTTTTGATAGAGAGGGAGACTCTTTCTTATGTTGGCTATCTTAGGCTTTGTGTTTATGCAGCAACATTAGCTGAGGCGAGGGGAGTTGTGACAGCTGATACCATCCAGAGAGCTTTCCTCCAAACGGAGGAAGGGTTTACTGCTCGTGTATCGGAGTTATGGAGTACTCAACCCAATATGGCAACTGTTGGGTCATGCTGTCTGGTTGGAGTTATATTTCAGCGGACTCTTTTTGTGGCAAACCTTGGAGATTCCCGTGTTGTGTTGGGCAAGAAAGTTGGCAACACTGGTGGAATTGCTGCCATACAGTTATCAACAGAGCACAATGCAAACTTTGAGGATATCAGGCAGGAGCTTAAGGAGTTACACCCTAATGATCCTCAAATCGTTGTCCTTAAGCATGGAGTTTGGAGAGTAAAAGGCATTATTCAGGTTATGCTGGATTTTATAATATCCATTTAAGAACCTATTGTATTAGAGTGTGCATAAGGGTT contains:
- the LOC115994843 gene encoding probable protein phosphatase 2C 42 isoform X1, with product MLQALMNLLSLCWRPFGQHDGERLDQIGVIGATNFVGRDGLLWYRDIGKYATGDFSLAVVQANLILEDHFQIESGQFGTFVGVYDGHGGPEAARYVCDNMFNHFQATLAEARGVVTADTIQRAFLQTEEGFTARVSELWSTQPNMATVGSCCLVGVIFQRTLFVANLGDSRVVLGKKVGNTGGIAAIQLSTEHNANFEDIRQELKELHPNDPQIVVLKHGVWRVKGIIQVSRSIGDVYMKHAQYNKEPINAKFRLPEPMDMPIMSATPTIISHQLQPNDSFLIFASDGLWEHLSNEKAVDIVHSHPRAGSAKRLVKAALQEAARKREMRYSDLRKIDKKVRRHFHDDITVIVLFLNDDLISRGMVLEPPLSIRSVHDR
- the LOC115994843 gene encoding probable protein phosphatase 2C 42 isoform X2 — its product is MLQALMNLLSLCWRPFGQHDGERLDQIGVIGATNFVGRDGLLWYRDIGKYATGDFSLAVVQANLILEDHFQIESGQFGTFVGVYDGHGGPEAARYVCDNMFNHFQATLAEARGVVTADTIQRAFLQTEEGFTARVSELWSTQPNMATVGSCCLVGVIFQRTLFVANLGDSRVVLGKKVGNTGGIAAIQLSTEHNANFEDIRQELKELHPNDPQIVVLKHGVWRVKGIIQVSRSIGDVYMKHAQYNKEPINAKFRLPEPMDMPIMSATPTIISHQLQPNDSFLIFASDGLWEHLSNEKAVDIVHSHPRAVHN